The following are from one region of the Halarcobacter sp. genome:
- the hemE gene encoding uroporphyrinogen decarboxylase, with protein MSKIFVDACLRKETPYTPVWMMRQAGRYLPEYMEVRKKAGDFLSLCHNPEMACEVTIQPLDIVGVDAAILFSDILVIPNEMGMKLEFIKGEGPKFDTPVKTQEDVDALLGGEAAADKLTYVYETIKLLKQRLPEDKALIGFTGAPWTLATYMIEGQGTKTYNICKKMMYSNPELLHNILRKVTEVVKYYMIKQIEAGADVVQIFDSWAAAIEPSKYDEFSWSYMVEIAEYIKERYPDIPVIMFPKGVAAFIERGLVYGNFDVFGVDWGTPMALAKEKLGDKYVLQGNMEPTRLYSKERTTECVEAIQKTMQGEGHIFNLGHGILPDVPVENAIHFVEECQRVSKK; from the coding sequence ATGTCAAAAATTTTTGTTGATGCTTGTCTTAGAAAAGAGACTCCATATACACCTGTATGGATGATGAGACAAGCTGGAAGATATCTTCCAGAGTATATGGAAGTTAGAAAGAAAGCTGGGGATTTTTTATCTTTATGTCATAATCCAGAAATGGCTTGTGAAGTTACAATTCAACCACTTGATATAGTTGGAGTTGATGCGGCAATTTTATTCTCAGATATTTTAGTTATTCCAAATGAGATGGGAATGAAGTTAGAGTTTATAAAAGGTGAAGGTCCTAAGTTTGATACACCAGTAAAAACACAAGAAGATGTTGATGCACTATTAGGTGGAGAAGCAGCAGCTGACAAACTAACTTATGTATATGAAACAATCAAATTATTAAAACAAAGATTACCAGAAGATAAAGCTCTTATTGGGTTTACAGGTGCTCCTTGGACACTTGCAACATATATGATTGAAGGGCAAGGAACAAAAACATACAATATCTGTAAAAAGATGATGTATTCAAATCCTGAGCTTTTACATAATATCCTTAGAAAAGTAACAGAAGTAGTAAAATACTATATGATAAAACAAATTGAAGCTGGTGCTGATGTTGTTCAAATCTTTGACTCATGGGCAGCAGCAATTGAACCATCAAAATATGATGAGTTTTCTTGGTCTTATATGGTTGAAATAGCTGAATATATCAAAGAAAGATATCCAGATATTCCAGTTATCATGTTCCCTAAAGGTGTTGCGGCATTTATTGAAAGAGGACTAGTATATGGAAACTTTGATGTATTTGGTGTAGATTGGGGAACTCCAATGGCACTAGCTAAAGAGAAACTTGGAGACAAATATGTTCTTCAAGGAAATATGGAACCAACAAGACTTTACTCAAAAGAAAGAACTACAGAGTGTGTAGAAGCTATCCAAAAAACAATGCAAGGTGAAGGTCATATCTTCAACCTAGGACATGGTATTTTACCTGATGTTCCAGTTGAAAACGCAATCCACTTTGTAGAAGAGTGCCAAAGAGTGTCAAAAAAATAA
- a CDS encoding YqhA family protein: MIERIFESTMWKARLFVLLAVIFGLVGSTILFIVASIDIFEVLTYTFEVYTKGLHPEDFHEAIVSKIIGAVDLYLIAVVMLIFAFGLYELFISKIDVAESSNNGANILNISSLDQLKDKIAKVIVMVLVVSFFQKVLHTSYNGALEMLYFALSIGLLAVGLFFLGKVGKH; this comes from the coding sequence ATGATAGAAAGAATTTTCGAAAGCACTATGTGGAAAGCAAGGCTTTTTGTCTTGCTTGCTGTTATATTCGGTCTTGTAGGCTCTACAATTTTATTTATTGTTGCATCTATAGATATTTTTGAAGTATTGACTTATACTTTTGAAGTATATACAAAAGGGCTTCACCCTGAAGATTTCCATGAAGCTATTGTAAGTAAAATAATAGGTGCAGTGGATTTATATCTTATTGCAGTTGTTATGCTTATATTTGCATTTGGACTTTATGAATTGTTTATTTCAAAAATAGATGTGGCAGAATCATCAAATAATGGAGCAAATATTTTAAATATCTCATCACTAGATCAGTTAAAAGATAAAATTGCAAAAGTTATTGTAATGGTTTTAGTTGTAAGTTTCTTCCAAAAAGTCTTACACACTAGCTATAACGGAGCTTTAGAGATGTTATATTTTGCACTTTCTATTGGATTATTAGCTGTTGGGCTATTTTTCTTGGGGAAAGTTGGAAAGCACTAA
- a CDS encoding aspartate-semialdehyde dehydrogenase: MRKFNVAVVGATGAVGEELFRVLKDYNFPINNLVPLASARSAGSKVEYDGKEITVLELTETCFEENEVDIAFFSAGGSVSEKFAKYAVEAGAVVIDNTSHFRMEPNVPLVVPEVNPEDIANWRETGIIANPNCSTIQMVLALKPLDNLYGIKRVDVSTYQAVSGAGKTGMEELVKQMQDFFAFRLDESEKNAFAHQIALNVIPQIDVAQPNGFTKEEMKMVNETQKILHKDVQVAATCVRVPVLRSHSESITVTFDDSVDVSVDEVREALAAFENVEVIDDLENNAYPMPIISTDTDITYCGRIRKDVYAKNVVHFFNVADQVRVGAATNAVRIALKWIELGE; this comes from the coding sequence ATGAGAAAATTTAATGTAGCAGTAGTGGGTGCTACAGGTGCTGTTGGTGAAGAACTTTTTAGAGTATTAAAAGATTATAACTTCCCAATCAACAATTTAGTTCCCCTAGCAAGTGCAAGAAGTGCAGGAAGCAAAGTGGAATATGATGGAAAAGAGATAACAGTATTAGAGCTTACTGAAACTTGTTTTGAAGAAAATGAAGTTGATATTGCATTTTTTAGTGCAGGTGGTTCAGTTTCTGAAAAATTCGCAAAATATGCAGTTGAAGCTGGTGCAGTAGTTATTGATAACACAAGTCACTTTAGAATGGAACCAAATGTTCCATTAGTAGTGCCAGAAGTAAATCCAGAAGATATTGCAAACTGGAGAGAAACAGGGATTATTGCAAACCCAAATTGTTCTACAATTCAAATGGTACTTGCTTTAAAACCTCTTGATAATTTATATGGTATCAAAAGAGTAGATGTATCTACTTACCAAGCAGTTTCAGGAGCAGGTAAAACTGGTATGGAAGAGCTTGTAAAACAGATGCAAGATTTCTTTGCATTTAGACTTGATGAGAGTGAAAAAAATGCATTTGCTCACCAAATTGCACTTAATGTAATTCCTCAAATTGATGTAGCTCAGCCAAATGGATTTACTAAAGAAGAGATGAAGATGGTAAATGAAACTCAAAAAATCTTACACAAAGATGTACAAGTTGCAGCAACTTGTGTTAGAGTTCCAGTTTTAAGATCTCACTCTGAGTCTATTACAGTTACATTTGATGATAGTGTAGATGTAAGTGTAGATGAAGTAAGAGAAGCCTTAGCAGCTTTTGAAAATGTTGAAGTTATAGATGACTTAGAAAATAACGCATACCCAATGCCAATAATTTCAACTGATACAGATATAACATATTGTGGAAGAATTAGAAAAGATGTTTACGCAAAAAACGTTGTTCACTTCTTTAATGTTGCAGACCAAGTAAGAGTAGGGGCTGCTACAAATGCAGTAAGAATTGCACTTAAATGGATTGAATTAGGAGAATAA
- the gyrA gene encoding DNA gyrase subunit A yields the protein MENLFENQDIININIEDSIKASYLDYSMSVIIGRALPDAKDGLKPVHRRILYAMHDLNMSARAPYKKSARIVGDVIGKYHPHGDSSVYDALVRMAQDFSMRAPLVDGQGNFGSIDGDSAAAMRYTEARMTRISEDVLRDLDKDTVNFVPNYDDTLKEPDVLPTRVPTLLLNGSEGIAVGMATKIPPHNLGELLDAVLHTIDNPNTTADELMEFIQGPDFPTGGTIFGRRGIIDAYNTGRGRVKIRAKHHIESKGKKEVIVLDELPYQVNKARLIEQIANLAKDKQIEGISEVRDESDREGIRVVIELKKDAMSEIVLNNLYKSTPMETTFGIILLAVHNKEPKVFTLPELLKVFLSHRKTVIIRRTIFDLEKAKARAHILEGLKIAVDNIDEVVKIIRASENDADAKDKLQERFSLSPIQSQAILDMRLGRLTGLQRDKLEAEYQELLVLIAELESILKSEDKLNEIIREELVEIREKYSDERRTEIEDSYDEIDIEDLIPNEPMVVTITHNGYVKRVPIKSYEKQRRGGKGKVAVTTHEDDFIEKFFVSNTHDTLMFITNMGQLYWLKVYRIPEGSRSAKGKAVVNLINLRPDEKIMAILPTSDFDESKSLAFFTRNGIVKRTSLTDFANIRSNGVRAIVLDDADEVVTAKITTPETQFLMIFTSLGQCIRFDIEKTREQGRTTRGVRGIKFKHDTDFVVDAEIIEDDQHELLTVSEKGIGKRTTVDEYRLTNRAGSGVISMKLHQKTGNVVGAVLVDETQDLMALTSIGKMIRVDMQTIRKAGRNTSGVIIVNVDAKDKVVSIARCPKEEDEELSIENADTMDGIDLNEFNLLDKEEPISEENNSLDVEENNDDKGNE from the coding sequence ATGGAGAACCTTTTCGAAAATCAAGATATTATTAACATAAATATTGAAGACAGTATTAAAGCTTCATATTTAGATTATTCTATGAGTGTTATCATAGGTAGAGCACTTCCTGATGCAAAAGATGGATTAAAACCAGTACACAGAAGAATTCTTTACGCTATGCATGATTTAAACATGAGTGCAAGAGCACCATACAAGAAATCTGCAAGGATTGTTGGGGATGTTATTGGTAAGTATCACCCACACGGAGATAGTTCTGTTTATGATGCCCTAGTAAGAATGGCACAAGATTTCTCAATGAGAGCACCACTAGTTGATGGTCAAGGAAACTTCGGTTCAATTGACGGAGATAGCGCTGCTGCTATGAGGTATACAGAAGCTAGAATGACAAGAATCTCAGAAGATGTATTAAGAGATTTAGATAAAGATACAGTTAACTTTGTACCAAACTATGATGATACTTTAAAAGAACCAGATGTATTACCTACAAGAGTTCCAACTCTACTTTTAAATGGGTCTGAAGGTATTGCAGTTGGTATGGCTACAAAAATTCCTCCACACAACTTAGGGGAATTATTAGATGCTGTATTACATACTATTGATAATCCAAACACAACTGCTGATGAGTTAATGGAGTTTATCCAAGGTCCAGATTTCCCAACAGGTGGTACAATTTTTGGTAGACGTGGTATTATAGATGCTTATAACACAGGTCGTGGTAGAGTTAAAATAAGAGCTAAACATCATATCGAATCAAAAGGTAAGAAAGAGGTTATTGTTTTAGATGAATTACCATACCAAGTAAATAAAGCTAGACTTATTGAGCAAATTGCAAATCTTGCAAAAGATAAGCAAATTGAAGGTATCTCAGAAGTTAGAGATGAGTCAGATAGAGAAGGTATCAGAGTAGTAATTGAGCTTAAAAAAGATGCTATGAGTGAGATTGTATTAAATAACCTTTACAAATCAACTCCTATGGAAACTACATTTGGTATTATCCTTTTAGCAGTACATAACAAAGAGCCTAAAGTATTTACTTTACCTGAGTTATTAAAAGTATTCTTATCTCATAGAAAAACAGTAATTATTAGAAGAACAATATTTGATTTAGAAAAAGCAAAAGCTAGAGCTCATATTTTAGAAGGTTTAAAAATTGCCGTTGATAATATTGACGAAGTTGTTAAGATTATCAGAGCTAGTGAAAATGATGCAGATGCAAAAGATAAACTTCAAGAAAGATTCTCTTTATCTCCAATCCAATCACAAGCTATTTTAGATATGAGATTAGGAAGACTTACAGGTCTTCAAAGAGATAAATTAGAAGCTGAATATCAAGAGTTATTAGTACTTATTGCAGAATTAGAATCTATCTTAAAATCTGAAGATAAATTAAATGAAATCATCAGAGAAGAGTTAGTTGAGATTAGAGAAAAATATTCAGATGAAAGAAGAACTGAAATTGAAGATTCATATGATGAGATTGATATTGAAGACTTAATTCCAAATGAGCCAATGGTAGTTACTATTACTCACAATGGATATGTAAAAAGAGTACCAATCAAATCTTATGAAAAACAAAGAAGAGGTGGTAAAGGTAAAGTAGCTGTTACTACTCACGAAGATGACTTTATAGAGAAGTTCTTTGTATCTAATACACACGATACCTTGATGTTCATCACAAATATGGGACAATTATACTGGCTGAAAGTTTATAGAATCCCTGAAGGAAGTAGATCAGCAAAAGGTAAAGCAGTAGTTAACTTAATCAACTTAAGACCTGATGAGAAGATTATGGCTATCTTACCAACAAGTGATTTTGATGAGTCTAAATCTTTAGCATTCTTTACTAGAAATGGTATTGTAAAAAGAACATCATTAACAGACTTTGCAAACATCAGAAGCAATGGTGTAAGAGCAATCGTTCTTGATGATGCAGATGAAGTTGTAACAGCTAAGATTACAACTCCTGAAACACAATTCTTGATGATATTTACAAGTCTTGGTCAATGTATCAGATTTGATATTGAAAAAACAAGAGAGCAAGGAAGAACAACAAGAGGGGTTAGAGGTATTAAGTTTAAACACGATACTGACTTTGTTGTTGATGCTGAGATTATTGAAGATGACCAACATGAGTTATTAACTGTATCTGAAAAAGGTATTGGAAAAAGAACAACTGTTGATGAATATAGATTAACAAACAGAGCTGGTTCTGGTGTTATCTCTATGAAACTTCACCAAAAAACAGGAAATGTAGTTGGTGCAGTACTTGTTGATGAAACACAAGACTTAATGGCATTAACTTCTATTGGTAAGATGATAAGAGTTGACATGCAAACAATTAGAAAAGCTGGAAGAAACACTTCTGGTGTAATTATTGTAAATGTAGATGCAAAAGATAAAGTTGTATCAATTGCAAGATGTCCAAAAGAGGAAGATGAAGAGCTAAGTATAGAAAATGCAGATACTATGGACGGTATCGATTTAAACGAGTTCAATCTTTTAGATAAAGAAGAACCTATTTCTGAAGAAAATAACTCTTTAGATGTAGAAGAAAACAATGATGACAAAGGAAATGAATAA
- a CDS encoding DUF465 domain-containing protein, producing MFHEHREVIAELKQSDGHFVKVFERHNDLDEEIAQMEKDLADQFEIEKKKKEKLKLKDEVYNMIIKYKNEALV from the coding sequence ATGTTTCATGAACATAGAGAAGTTATCGCTGAATTAAAACAGAGTGATGGTCATTTTGTAAAAGTTTTTGAAAGACATAATGACTTAGATGAAGAGATTGCTCAAATGGAAAAAGACCTTGCTGATCAATTTGAAATTGAAAAGAAGAAAAAAGAGAAGTTAAAACTAAAAGATGAAGTATATAATATGATTATTAAATACAAAAACGAGGCTTTGGTTTAA
- the argJ gene encoding bifunctional glutamate N-acetyltransferase/amino-acid acetyltransferase ArgJ, protein MFTILPIKGFIDQIDGFYCDGIHAGLKPNGNFDLGFIYSDIACDVEAVFTLNKFQAAPLKHYQRYEKDFKTNFVLVNSKNANALTGEKGIEDINTIFSSLDFDLINPIMSSTGVIGNPLPIEKIVKGANSFDLSSKGGENLSRAIMTTDAYPKTSLYEVKLEDGTSFKIGSVAKGAGMINPNLATMLCFICTDAAIPKEDMKELLEINSHSTFNAISVDGDTSTNDTVLLLTNKKSNAYDKEAFKEALRLVMHDMAMLMVADGEGAKKAVAFEVINAASNEEAETAAKALSNSLLVKTALYGEDPNFGRIASTIGASRVTCDETKLVISYNDVVVFNKGEICFDKEQEAKASEVLKNDKYKVICDLGVGEGKFTAYGCDLGYKYIEINADYRT, encoded by the coding sequence ATGTTTACAATTTTACCTATAAAAGGTTTTATAGACCAAATAGATGGTTTTTACTGTGATGGAATACATGCAGGATTAAAACCAAATGGAAATTTTGATTTAGGATTTATATATAGTGATATAGCTTGTGATGTAGAAGCTGTATTTACATTAAACAAATTTCAAGCTGCACCATTAAAACATTATCAAAGATATGAAAAAGATTTTAAAACAAATTTTGTATTAGTAAACTCAAAAAATGCAAATGCATTAACAGGAGAAAAAGGTATAGAAGATATCAATACTATATTCTCTTCATTAGATTTTGATTTAATCAATCCTATTATGAGTAGTACAGGAGTTATTGGTAATCCTCTTCCTATTGAAAAAATAGTAAAAGGTGCAAATAGTTTTGATTTAAGCTCAAAAGGTGGAGAAAATCTAAGTCGTGCTATTATGACAACTGATGCATATCCTAAAACTTCACTTTATGAAGTAAAACTTGAAGATGGAACTTCTTTTAAAATAGGTTCAGTTGCAAAAGGTGCAGGGATGATAAATCCAAATCTTGCAACAATGCTTTGTTTTATTTGTACGGATGCTGCTATTCCTAAAGAGGATATGAAAGAGTTACTTGAAATAAACTCTCATAGTACTTTTAATGCTATCTCAGTAGATGGTGATACTTCTACAAATGATACAGTATTGCTTTTAACAAATAAAAAATCAAATGCATACGATAAAGAAGCTTTCAAAGAGGCTCTTAGACTTGTGATGCATGATATGGCTATGTTAATGGTAGCAGATGGTGAAGGTGCTAAAAAAGCAGTTGCATTTGAGGTTATAAATGCAGCAAGCAATGAAGAGGCTGAAACTGCAGCAAAAGCACTTTCAAATTCACTTTTAGTAAAAACTGCACTTTATGGAGAAGATCCAAACTTTGGAAGAATAGCTTCAACTATTGGAGCTAGCCGTGTAACTTGTGATGAAACAAAACTTGTAATCTCTTATAATGATGTAGTTGTATTCAACAAAGGTGAGATTTGTTTTGATAAAGAACAAGAAGCAAAAGCCAGTGAAGTTCTTAAAAATGACAAATATAAAGTTATCTGTGATTTAGGAGTAGGTGAGGGAAAATTTACAGCCTATGGTTGTGACCTTGGTTATAAATATATCGAAATAAACGCAGACTACAGAACTTAA
- a CDS encoding TrkA C-terminal domain-containing protein — protein MSIFRRIKKSLGWEFRSAKPEYDLNPLIYSQLKPFRVPLVLVQVVMIIGTMGYILIDDFPILDAIYQTGITFTTVGFGEVAPISPAGRFFTITLIIFGFALFTLSTAILIDAVIKGRLFDLYKERNMLYKIARLRKHFVLFYHNEYTAQLAKQFNQNHVPFVVVDPSDDIEQIAKECNYPYYVKEEPFKETAFLKSHLSSAKGAISLSKNISNNITLIASVRLYEKELGRSPFLIIANAESHNEKIRLMKLGADKVVATPSLMAKRVSAMAIRPDMENVLEEFLYKPDTPIDMEEAFVNEESWAVNKEIKDLKLRDKFKVSIIGITERKGRFIQMPKGNVIITPGCKLLLVGNQRGITRARRIVALRNKPKDL, from the coding sequence ATGAGCATCTTTAGAAGAATAAAAAAATCCCTTGGGTGGGAATTTCGTTCAGCTAAGCCTGAATACGATCTTAATCCATTAATTTACTCACAATTAAAACCTTTTAGAGTACCATTAGTTCTAGTTCAAGTAGTAATGATCATAGGAACAATGGGATATATCCTAATTGATGATTTTCCAATTTTAGATGCAATCTACCAAACAGGTATTACATTTACAACTGTAGGTTTTGGAGAAGTTGCTCCAATCTCTCCTGCTGGAAGATTTTTTACTATTACACTTATTATTTTTGGATTTGCTTTGTTTACACTTTCAACTGCAATCTTGATTGATGCAGTTATCAAAGGTAGATTATTTGATCTTTATAAGGAAAGAAATATGCTTTATAAAATAGCTAGACTTAGAAAACACTTTGTATTATTCTATCACAATGAATATACTGCCCAATTAGCAAAGCAGTTTAACCAAAACCATGTGCCATTTGTAGTAGTTGACCCAAGTGATGATATTGAGCAGATTGCAAAAGAGTGCAACTATCCTTATTATGTAAAAGAGGAACCTTTTAAAGAGACTGCCTTTTTAAAATCACACTTAAGTTCAGCTAAGGGTGCAATATCTTTATCTAAAAATATCTCAAACAATATTACTCTTATTGCGTCTGTTAGACTATATGAAAAAGAGTTAGGTAGAAGCCCATTTCTAATCATTGCAAATGCAGAAAGTCATAATGAAAAAATTAGACTTATGAAACTTGGAGCAGATAAAGTTGTTGCAACTCCATCACTTATGGCAAAAAGAGTTTCAGCTATGGCAATAAGACCAGATATGGAAAATGTACTTGAAGAGTTTTTATATAAACCTGATACTCCAATTGATATGGAAGAAGCCTTTGTAAATGAAGAATCTTGGGCTGTAAATAAAGAGATAAAAGACTTAAAACTTAGGGATAAATTTAAAGTTTCTATTATAGGGATTACTGAAAGGAAAGGCAGGTTTATCCAAATGCCAAAAGGTAATGTAATAATTACTCCAGGATGTAAGCTTCTTTTAGTTGGTAACCAAAGAGGGATTACAAGAGCTAGAAGAATAGTTGCTTTAAGAAACAAACCAAAAGATTTATAA
- the rpmB gene encoding 50S ribosomal protein L28 — protein MSRRCAISGKGPMVGNNVSHAKNRTKRRFVPNLRTVRVTLEDGTTQKIRISAKELRTLKKHS, from the coding sequence ATGTCAAGAAGATGTGCGATTTCAGGAAAAGGACCTATGGTTGGTAACAACGTAAGTCACGCAAAAAACAGAACTAAGAGAAGATTTGTACCAAACTTAAGAACTGTAAGAGTTACTTTAGAAGATGGAACTACACAAAAAATCAGAATCTCAGCTAAAGAGTTAAGAACTCTTAAAAAACACTCATAA
- a CDS encoding DNA ligase — MKIIILCLLSIFTFAIEIQKPQSYQGDENINSWLMSEKLDGIRAYWDGKELLTRKGKKIYAPSWFTKNFPDFELDGELWTKRDDFENIQSIVMDKTPSLEWKQITYNIFEVPNAKADFIKRLEKANKWFIKNKNSHVQIIKQEKVVNKENLNKYLEEIINKKGEGVIIKDPSKEYHTGRSPFILKVKKAKDMEGVVIGINISQKTKVLKSLVIKLENGITFNLGTGFTDKQRKYPAKIGDIVTFKYYGFTKNGKPKFASFLHIRKD; from the coding sequence GTGAAGATTATTATACTATGTTTATTATCTATTTTTACTTTTGCGATTGAGATTCAAAAGCCTCAAAGCTATCAAGGTGATGAAAATATAAACTCTTGGCTTATGAGTGAGAAACTCGATGGGATTAGAGCCTATTGGGATGGGAAAGAGTTACTTACACGAAAAGGTAAAAAAATCTATGCCCCAAGCTGGTTTACGAAAAACTTTCCAGATTTTGAACTTGATGGTGAACTTTGGACAAAAAGAGACGACTTTGAAAATATCCAAAGTATTGTGATGGATAAAACTCCTAGCTTAGAATGGAAGCAAATAACTTATAATATCTTTGAAGTACCAAATGCAAAAGCAGATTTTATAAAAAGATTAGAAAAAGCCAACAAGTGGTTTATAAAAAATAAAAATAGCCATGTACAAATAATAAAACAAGAAAAAGTTGTAAATAAAGAGAATCTAAATAAATATTTAGAAGAGATTATAAATAAAAAAGGTGAAGGTGTTATTATAAAAGACCCAAGTAAAGAGTATCATACAGGAAGGTCACCTTTTATTTTAAAAGTAAAAAAAGCCAAAGATATGGAAGGTGTGGTTATAGGGATAAATATATCTCAAAAAACTAAGGTTTTGAAAAGTTTAGTAATAAAACTTGAAAATGGAATAACCTTTAACCTTGGAACTGGTTTTACAGATAAACAAAGAAAATATCCAGCCAAAATAGGTGATATAGTTACATTTAAATATTATGGTTTTACAAAAAATGGCAAACCTAAGTTTGCTTCATTTTTGCATATTAGAAAAGATTAG
- a CDS encoding glycosyltransferase family 4 protein, producing the protein MSHTISFKAKNRLIEELLKQDNISLVSKSSFMDKLLFKKKEYAKVYFHTGTIDNIASENIKNAKKIIVNSKTSKEEISQKFNIDENSIEVIYPAVDIEYKKPKEVKTQFCEKFNIDPKKKIIFFTGRNLKASGVIEFINIVMQLANNNFFALVAGEKKQITNLKFQLSKFNLEDKLLLLEDYEDVDELFLASDIFLLPTHTKSFALNVLKAMFCKSVVFTTVNNASKELIDVFSTMESPNDRSMQFKLEAILQNKDDMKLIKKQNRKIAKNYTLEKQLEKINSILETI; encoded by the coding sequence ATGAGCCATACAATAAGTTTCAAAGCAAAAAATAGACTTATAGAAGAGTTATTAAAACAAGACAATATCTCTTTAGTTTCAAAAAGCTCTTTTATGGATAAATTATTATTCAAGAAAAAAGAGTATGCTAAAGTATATTTTCATACAGGAACAATTGATAATATTGCTAGTGAAAATATAAAAAATGCAAAGAAAATTATTGTTAACTCAAAAACTTCAAAAGAGGAGATCTCACAAAAATTTAATATAGATGAAAACTCTATTGAAGTTATTTATCCAGCTGTAGATATTGAGTATAAAAAACCCAAAGAGGTGAAAACACAGTTTTGTGAAAAATTTAATATCGACCCAAAAAAGAAAATCATCTTTTTTACAGGAAGAAATCTAAAAGCTTCAGGTGTTATTGAATTTATAAATATAGTGATGCAATTAGCAAATAATAATTTCTTTGCCCTTGTAGCTGGAGAGAAAAAACAGATTACTAATTTGAAGTTTCAGTTATCAAAGTTTAATTTAGAAGATAAACTTTTACTTCTTGAAGATTATGAAGATGTGGATGAACTATTTTTAGCTTCAGATATTTTTCTTCTTCCAACACATACAAAAAGTTTTGCACTAAATGTTCTAAAAGCTATGTTTTGTAAAAGTGTAGTTTTTACTACAGTAAACAATGCTTCAAAAGAGTTGATTGATGTATTCTCAACAATGGAATCACCAAATGACAGAAGTATGCAATTTAAACTTGAAGCGATATTACAAAATAAAGATGATATGAAACTTATTAAAAAACAAAATAGAAAAATAGCCAAAAACTATACTTTGGAAAAGCAGTTAGAAAAGATAAACTCTATATTAGAAACAATCTAA
- the gmhA gene encoding D-sedoheptulose 7-phosphate isomerase, translating into MKSVIEKEFLGHLETIQKVMETMAEPLQEAAALAVDTLKNGNKILLFGNGGSAADAQHIAAELTGRYKTERRGLPGIALTTDTSALTAIGNDYGYDRVFDRQVESLAVKGDLLIGISTSGNSGNVINAFKVGQELGCKIVGLSGRDGGAMNDLCDINLVVPSNDTPRIQEMHILFGHTICQIIDNELS; encoded by the coding sequence TTGAAAAGTGTAATTGAAAAAGAGTTTTTAGGTCACCTAGAAACTATTCAAAAAGTTATGGAAACTATGGCTGAGCCTTTACAAGAGGCAGCAGCATTAGCAGTAGATACATTAAAAAATGGAAATAAAATTCTACTTTTTGGAAATGGTGGAAGTGCGGCAGATGCACAACATATTGCAGCAGAACTTACAGGAAGATATAAAACTGAAAGAAGAGGACTACCTGGTATTGCCCTTACAACAGATACTTCAGCTTTAACAGCTATTGGAAACGATTATGGTTATGATAGAGTTTTTGATAGACAAGTTGAATCTTTGGCTGTAAAAGGGGACTTACTTATTGGAATCTCAACTTCAGGAAACTCAGGCAATGTAATAAATGCTTTTAAAGTTGGTCAAGAACTTGGATGTAAAATTGTAGGTTTAAGTGGTAGAGATGGTGGAGCTATGAATGACTTATGTGATATAAATCTTGTAGTTCCTTCAAATGATACTCCTAGAATACAAGAGATGCATATACTTTTTGGTCATACAATTTGCCAAATCATAGACAATGAGCTAAGTTAA